DNA sequence from the Kineococcus endophyticus genome:
GTGGACGGCGTGCTGACGGTGACGGTCGCGTGAGTGGACGGCGGGAGGACGGCGCGTGACGGGTGCCGGACGGGTGGCCGGCGCGTCCCGCCTGGGCAGGCGGGGCGTCGGGGGTCTAGCGTTGGCGCATGGCGGCCAGCGACGGTGTCCCAGGGGGTGTCGCCCCCGTGGACGTCACGGGTGCAGACCCCCGGTCCCGTCCCTGCCCGCCTGCTCACCGCGCCCTCCCCCCGGGGGTGGTCCGCGGCACGAGGTGACGGTCCGAGGCGGGCCGGCCCCACGTGCCGGTGCCGCCAGCTCGAACGAGGGAGGCATCCCGTGGAAGTTGTGGTCACCGGACGGCACACCGACGTCAAGGAGAGGTTCCGGCGGCACGTCGAGGACAAGCTGGAGGCGAAGGTCAGCCAGTTCGCGCCCCGCGCCCAGCGCATCGACGTCGAGGTTTCCCACGAGAACAACCGTCGGCAGGCGAGCAACTGCGAACGGGTGGAGATCACCGTCCGCGACAAGGGACCGGTCGTGCGCGCCGAGGCCTGCGCCGACGATCCGTACGCGGCGCTCGACCTCGCCACCACCAAGCTCCTCGAACGGTTGCGGCGCGCCCGCGACCGCCGCAAGGTGCACCACGGCCGGCACCGGCCCACCTCCGTCCACGAGGCCACGGCCGGCCTGTCCGACGAGGTGCTGACGGGGTCCTTCGACCCCGGCCGCCCGCTGGCCGAGCAGGTCGGCGGCGACGCGGCACCCACCCCCGCGGTCATGGCCGGTTCGACCCCGCCCACGGCCGACGCGCCGGAGGCCGCCCTGCAGGACGCCTCACCCGTCGTCATCCGCGAGAAGCGGCACGACGCGGTCCCGATGACGCTGGACCAGGCCCTCTACGAGATGGAGCTCGTCGGGCACGACTTCTACCTGTTCGTCGACGCCGCCAGCGGGTCGCCGAGCGTGGTGTACCGGCGCCGCGGCTGGGACTACGGCGTCATCCACCTCGACGTCCAGCAGGCGCCGCAGGACGGCTCCGCGGAAGGGGCAGCGAACGGGAGGGCCGCGTCCGACGCGGCGCTGACGGCCGTCGTCGCGGCGGCCATGCGCTGACCCACGGGATTCCGTGACCGGGCGCCACTCCCTGTACCGGGGGGTGGCGCCCGGTGCCGTCCGTGCCAAGATCGTCGTCCCGGGAGCGGACCGCCCGCGTCCGGTCCAGCGCGAACAGGGGAGGGGGCGCCGTGAGCGAGGCGATCCGGATCGTCGTCGTGGACGACCACTCGCTGTTCCGCCGGGGACTGCAGATGGTCCTGTCCGTCGAGGACGACCTCGACGTCGTCGGCGAGGCCTCCGACGGGGCCGAGGCGGTCGAGCGGGTCGAGGAGCTGCTGCCCGACGTCGTCCTCATGGACGTGTGGATGCCGCGCCGCTCCGGGATCGACGCCTGCGCCCAGATCAAGGCGGTCGCACCGTCGACGAAGATCCTCATGCTGACCTCCTCGGAGGAGGAGGACGACCTCTTCGGCGCCGTCCGGGCCGGGGCCAACGGCTACCTGCTCAAGGACGTGCCGGCCGAGGAGGTCGCCGACGCCGTGCGCTCGGTCATGACGGGCCAGTCGCTCATCACGCCCAAGATGGCCGGCCTCCTGCTCGGGGAGTTCAACGCCATGCGTCGCCGCGACGAGGAGCGCAACCTCGGTCTGCCCGGCGCGCCGCGGCTGTCCCCGCGCGAGCTGGAGGTCCTGCGGCTGCTGGCCCGCGGTCTGCCCAACCGCGAGATCGCCGGGCAGCTCGGCATCAGCGAGAACACGGTGAAGAACCACGTCCGCAACCTCCTCGAGAAGCTGCAGCTGCACTCGCGCATGGAGGCCGTCGTCTACGCCGTGCGCGAGAAGATCGTCGAACTGTCGTGACGGGGGCGGCCGGACCGCGCGCCGTCGAGGAGATCTCGGCCCGGCAGGCCCGCCGCGCGGTGCTCGCGGCCTCCGGGTTCAGCCGGCGCCGGCCCGCGACCGTGACGGCCGCCCACGTCGGCCGGGTCGTCGACCGCCTCGGCGTCGTGCAGATCGACAGCGTCAACGTGCTGTGCCGCAGCCACTACCTCCCCTTCTTCAGCCGGTTGGGCCCGTACCCGACCGAGCTCGTCGACCGCGCCGCCCACCGGGCCCCGCGCCGGCTCGTGGAGTACTGGGCGCACGAGGCGTCCTACGTGGCCCCCGCGACCCACCGGTTGCTGCGCTGGCGGATGGACCGCGCCGCCTCCGACGCCTGGGGCAGCGTGCGCAGCATCGCCCACGAGCGCCCGGACCTGCTCGAGGCCGTCGAGGAGCACCTCGCCACCCACGGTCCGTCGACGGCCCGGCAGCTGGAGGCGGCGCTCAGCTCGGGCGCGGCCCGCCCCACCGACCACTGGGGCTGGAACTGGTCGGACGTCAAACGGGCCTGCGAGCACCTCTTCTTCGCGGGCCGGCTCTCCGCCGCGGGTCGCACCCCGCAGTTCGAGCGCCGCTACGACCTCGCCGGGCGCGTCCTGCCGCCGGCGGTGCGCGACGCGCCCGACCCCGCCCCGGCCGACGCCGTCCGCGAGCTCGTGGCGATCGCCGCCCGCGCGAACGGCGTCGCGACCGAGCCCACCCTGCGCGACCACTTCCGCCTCGCACCCGGCCCGTCCCGGCAGGCCGTCGCCGAACTCGTCGAGGAGGGCCGGCTCGAACCCGTCCGCGTGCGCGGCTGGGCCGCGCACCGCCCCGCCTACCGCTGGGTCGGCGCCGTCGCCCCCCGGGTCGACGCCCGCGCCCTGCTCACGCCCTTCGACCCCCTCGTCTGGCACCGGCCGCGCACCGAGGAGGTCTTCGGCGTCAGCGTGCGGCTGGAGTTCTACGTCCCGCGCGAGCAGCGGGTCCACGGCTACTACGTCCTGCCCTTCCTGCTGGGGGAGGACCTGGTCGCCCGGGTCGACCTCAAGGCCGACCGCCGCGCGGGCGTCCTGCGCGTCGAGGGCGCCCACGCCGAGCCGACGGCCCCACCGCGGACCGCCGACGAGCTGGCCGACGAGCTGCGCGACCTGGCCCGCTGGCAGGGGCTGGACGACGTGGTCGTCGCCGGGCGCGGGGACCTGGCCGGGACCCTGAGCCGGGCGCTGGGTGGCGGGCGGTCCACGAACGGGTGAGTGCGGCCCCGGGAACCTCAACATCACCGCGCGTCCCGCCGACACACGGGAGGTGGACCTCGCTGCTCTCCCCGCCGACCAGGTCGAGCACGCCGCCGGGCTGCTCGAGCACGTGCTCGCGGAGCTGTCGGCCGGGACCAGCGAGCGCGACGTCCTGAGCCGGGCGGCCGGTCTGGTGGCCGACCTCGTCGACGCCGACGTCGTCGCCGTCTGCGAGGGCCCCCACGTCCACGGCGGGGTGGGGCTGGGGCAGCGGTTCCTGCCCGAGCGCGGGCTCGCCCGCGTCGTGCGCGACGGCGGCGGCGCCTTCGCCGTCCCCGGCCTCGGCCGCGTGCGCACGAGCGTCGTGGAGGTCCCCGGCCTGTCCGGCGTCCACCTCGTCGTCGGGCGCTCGGACGAGCAGCGCGACCCCGACGAGGGTCTCGCCGCCGTCCGGCTCGTCGGGCGCGTCCTCGGTCTCGTCGTCCTGGGCCGGCACGGCCGCGAGCGCGAGCGCTGGCACCGCCAGCAGG
Encoded proteins:
- a CDS encoding winged helix-turn-helix domain-containing protein translates to MTGAAGPRAVEEISARQARRAVLAASGFSRRRPATVTAAHVGRVVDRLGVVQIDSVNVLCRSHYLPFFSRLGPYPTELVDRAAHRAPRRLVEYWAHEASYVAPATHRLLRWRMDRAASDAWGSVRSIAHERPDLLEAVEEHLATHGPSTARQLEAALSSGAARPTDHWGWNWSDVKRACEHLFFAGRLSAAGRTPQFERRYDLAGRVLPPAVRDAPDPAPADAVRELVAIAARANGVATEPTLRDHFRLAPGPSRQAVAELVEEGRLEPVRVRGWAAHRPAYRWVGAVAPRVDARALLTPFDPLVWHRPRTEEVFGVSVRLEFYVPREQRVHGYYVLPFLLGEDLVARVDLKADRRAGVLRVEGAHAEPTAPPRTADELADELRDLARWQGLDDVVVAGRGDLAGTLSRALGGGRSTNG
- a CDS encoding response regulator encodes the protein MPRSSSRERTARVRSSANRGGGAVSEAIRIVVVDDHSLFRRGLQMVLSVEDDLDVVGEASDGAEAVERVEELLPDVVLMDVWMPRRSGIDACAQIKAVAPSTKILMLTSSEEEDDLFGAVRAGANGYLLKDVPAEEVADAVRSVMTGQSLITPKMAGLLLGEFNAMRRRDEERNLGLPGAPRLSPRELEVLRLLARGLPNREIAGQLGISENTVKNHVRNLLEKLQLHSRMEAVVYAVREKIVELS
- the hpf gene encoding ribosome hibernation-promoting factor, HPF/YfiA family; the protein is MEVVVTGRHTDVKERFRRHVEDKLEAKVSQFAPRAQRIDVEVSHENNRRQASNCERVEITVRDKGPVVRAEACADDPYAALDLATTKLLERLRRARDRRKVHHGRHRPTSVHEATAGLSDEVLTGSFDPGRPLAEQVGGDAAPTPAVMAGSTPPTADAPEAALQDASPVVIREKRHDAVPMTLDQALYEMELVGHDFYLFVDAASGSPSVVYRRRGWDYGVIHLDVQQAPQDGSAEGAANGRAASDAALTAVVAAAMR